The DNA window CAGACTCTTCATCATAGATGGGCTTATCGAGGGAAACGTAGGAATTCAGCGGGATATGCTTTTGCCTGGTGGCTGTCTTGATAGCTGTGATGATCTGCCTTGTGATGCATAATTCTGCAAAGGCTTTAAAAGAGGTAAGCTTGTCCTCTTTATAGTCGCGGATCGCTTTATACAAGCCGATCATGCCTTCTTGCACGATGTCTTCTTTATCCGCTCCTATCAAGAAATATGACCTGGCTTTCGCTCTCACAAAATTCCGATATTTTTGAATAAGGAAATCCAAGGCTTCGCTTTCGCCTTGGTGGACCAAATCTACTAGGTGTTCATCTTCAAGCTGCTCGTAATCTTCTATAATTCCTATTCCTTTGTTTGAGCTCAACACAAGTCCCCCCTTGACCGCGCAAAAACAATAGATAGAAATATTATACAGCACGGTTTTTCAAGGCGTCAACCGCTCATCCTTCTCCCCGGCGCCATTTTTCGAAAATTTCTGCAACTTCTTTAGAGAGTGGAATCTTGGATGAAGGCCGTACCTGCTGGTCTTTTTCCAGTTTTTTCTCAATCTTCCGGTCGATTGCATTTATTTCGTTCAACAATTCCCGCGCCGACTTCCTCAGGGCTCCCTGTCCGAAAATCGCCCACTGTTCTGTATAATCCGATGTAGCCACATGGATCTGGGTTTTGATGTTGTTCATTTCGATCGCCAATTTTTCAATCCGTTCATCGGCTGTCTCGTTTTCCCGCGTAAAAAGGACATCGACGCGGAAATTCCGATACTTCCTTTCGATCCCTTTGACATAGTAAGCATCGAATATGACGATCACCTTATACCCTGTATATCCCTGATAATCTGCTAACCGTTCAATCAGCCGATCCCTCGCAGCAGATAAGTCCTTCTTTTTCAGCTCCCTTAGTTCCGGCCAGGCTCCAATGATGTTATAGCCATCGACAAGGAGAATATCCATCGGCTATTCTCCCAATGGATTTCTCTTGCGGTAAACCTCATACATTAATAGACTGGCGGCAACAGAGGCATTGAGGGAAGTGACTTTTCCTGCCATCGGCAAATGAATCAGAAAATCGCACTTTTCCTTGATGAGCCTTCCCATTCCTTTTCCTTCACTGCCAATTACTAATGCAAGAGGAATCGCTCCATCCATGCTGCGGTAATCCCCGCTGCCCTTGGCATCCGTCCCGAAGATCCACACGCCGCGTTCCTTTAATTCTTCTATTGTCCTCGCAATATTCGTCACCCTTGCAACCGGAATATATTC is part of the Falsibacillus pallidus genome and encodes:
- the sigH gene encoding RNA polymerase sporulation sigma factor SigH — translated: MSSNKGIGIIEDYEQLEDEHLVDLVHQGESEALDFLIQKYRNFVRAKARSYFLIGADKEDIVQEGMIGLYKAIRDYKEDKLTSFKAFAELCITRQIITAIKTATRQKHIPLNSYVSLDKPIYDEESDRTLMDVISGTKVMNPEELIINREEFDNIEDKMTELLSDLERKVLALYLDGQSYQEISEELNRHVKSIDNALQRVKRKLERYLEVREFSL
- a CDS encoding NYN domain-containing protein, producing MDILLVDGYNIIGAWPELRELKKKDLSAARDRLIERLADYQGYTGYKVIVIFDAYYVKGIERKYRNFRVDVLFTRENETADERIEKLAIEMNNIKTQIHVATSDYTEQWAIFGQGALRKSARELLNEINAIDRKIEKKLEKDQQVRPSSKIPLSKEVAEIFEKWRRGEG